CCCCTCCCTCGCGTATGCGCGCGGGCGGGCCGGATTCGCCCGCGAGGGATAGGGGGTGCAAGAAGTCAAGAAGGGAGGGGAGCGGCTGAATGTCCTTGTCTCTTCGCATGTTTCGACCTCCACCTTCTTGCCGACCTTTTGACTTCTTGCTCCCCGCCCCACCCTTCTTGCACGCGCAAGAAGCCCTCTTGCGAGCCGCCCCGGTCAAGAGGCCCCCAGCAGCCGGTAGAGCTTGCTGGGGCGTCCCGCCGTGCGGACCTCCGTGTACTCGATCAGCCGCTGGTTCAAGAGCGTGGTGCGGACCTCCTCGTGCTCGCGCTCGCTCCAGGGGTGCTTGCGGTTGATCTGCCAGAAGGGCATCCAGGCGTCGCCGTGCTTCTCCTGCCACTTGCGCAGCGTCACCACCAGCTTCTTGCAGCGGGCGTCGAACTCGTTCTCGCTGACGTACTCGCCGGCCATGAAGAGCATGCGGCGGGTCTGGTGCTCGACGAAGGCGCACGCCCAGCGGGCCGCGTCCGCGTCGATCCGCGGGTCGAGGTGGTTGGCGCTGCAGGCGTAGACCAGCGCCAGCCGGCGGGCCTTCTCGTTGGCCCGCGCCCAAATCGCCATGCCCACCGGGTCGCCCTTGTCCTCGGCCAGCGAGTACTGGTCGTCGGCCCGTTGGCGAAATGCCCGCAAGACGTCGGCGGCCTCGGGCGTGGCCTCGACGACCTTGGGGATGGGGTGCCAGTCCGCCAGGTTGCCACGCTTCTCCCCCGGACAGAAGTCCGCCCACCATCGCGCCGTCGCCAGGACCGGCGCCGGCAGGTCGCGGACGACCGCGTCCTGGCCCCGGCCGCGCTTGCCCGTCTCGAGGATGAGCATGCGGGCGAAGAAGCCGTTAGTGAGCATCTTCAGCGACAGCGCCTCGTAGTAGTGCTTGGGGATGGCGGTGCCGAAGATGCACAGGCACGGCTGGTCGATGACGCCCGGCTCCTTGCCCGCCTTGACCCGCATCGGGTAGAGCGCGCTGGCGCTGGTGTACATCTTGAGCAGCACGTTCATGATCCCCTCGTGCCGCGCGTCCTTGCCGAGGTTGATCTTGGTCATCAGGCCGTCGATCTCGTCAGTCTGGAACAGCACGGACGGGTGCAGGAACAGCCGGTCCTCGATCCCCTCGCCGCTGGCGAAGGTGTCGCCCAGGCTTTCGGTCAGTCCGGCCTCCAGCAGCACCTTCTGGTTGACCTTGCGCGGGTAGTCCTTGCCCGCCCCGGAGTTGGCCAGGCCGAGGACGTAGAGGTTGGTGCGGTTATCGGCGGCGTCGCGGACC
The sequence above is drawn from the Dehalococcoidia bacterium genome and encodes:
- a CDS encoding bifunctional DNA primase/polymerase, giving the protein MVTPNELLTAALRYAELGYRVFPCAPGTKVPLTEHGFHDATIDPDQIERWWTQHPSANVAVATEGLVIIDIDGDANSWPGGNPERMFDLAAGPMAITPRGGSHRVFRQPAGKGWRCTEGRLAPKVDTRADGGYIVAPPSVIEGGKAYRWAPGLELDDPPDRLPEPPPWLAQELDGLANGTPTSAHVAAGPPEANQIPKGQRNATLARLAGAMRRVGMSQAEMAAALLRVNADRCAPPLPPREVERIASSVARYEPDQVAVALAENHWDQMYAEGPGDEAPDNPDPGPIPDELLCVPGFIGEVMTYTLQTAPYPERALAFCGALSLQALLAGRKVRDAADNRTNLYVLGLANSGAGKDYPRKVNQKVLLEAGLTESLGDTFASGEGIEDRLFLHPSVLFQTDEIDGLMTKINLGKDARHEGIMNVLLKMYTSASALYPMRVKAGKEPGVIDQPCLCIFGTAIPKHYYEALSLKMLTNGFFARMLILETGKRGRGQDAVVRDLPAPVLATARWWADFCPGEKRGNLADWHPIPKVVEATPEAADVLRAFRQRADDQYSLAEDKGDPVGMAIWARANEKARRLALVYACSANHLDPRIDADAARWACAFVEHQTRRMLFMAGEYVSENEFDARCKKLVVTLRKWQEKHGDAWMPFWQINRKHPWSEREHEEVRTTLLNQRLIEYTEVRTAGRPSKLYRLLGAS